From Nymphaea colorata isolate Beijing-Zhang1983 chromosome 6, ASM883128v2, whole genome shotgun sequence, a single genomic window includes:
- the LOC116255932 gene encoding uncharacterized protein LOC116255932 encodes MGDNHFSRLLDILSGSVGDYMVEEYGGNHHLQVFAGNQMIRKLQQSDREDSAGVFVERRILPSNFFIMLNDREGASSTLLHAIVELSGRYGGAKGSFNVRKPFVERRTETSISQLWVTRKHDDGNVATLEAGWMVYADLFGDNSVRFFCFTTPDNYASHLYNAHLRGPEQNNIVFTQVSERFFPGGVFRATSDYDGRQREVDLNIKKDLETGNWHILFNGETMGFWLRTNYHPDFDLGDEIQWGGEIVNKRTKGRHTSTQMGNGHFGWKGLGKAAFIRHMEVYDHDLNPSDAAYPLTLYTTDSFCYDINDWGRTPMGRMITFGGPGYNAFLCS; translated from the exons ATGGGGGACAACCATTTCTCAAGGTTGTTAGATATCTTGAGTGGTAGTGTGGGAGACTACATGGTTGAAGAATATGGAGGAAACCATCATCTGCAGGTGTTTGCAGGTAATCAAATGATCAGGAAGCTGCAACAGTCAGACAGGGAAGATTCAG CTGGCGTCTTTGTGGAACGTAGGATACTTCCTAGCAACTTCTTCATTATGCTTAATGATAGAGAGGGAGCGAGCTCAACACTGTTG CACGCGATAGTTGAACTCTCAGGAAGATATGGAGGAGCCAAAGGAAGTTTTAATGTTCGGAAGCCATTTGTCGAGAGGAGAACCGAGACGAGCATATCACAACTATGGGTTACACGGAAGCATGACGATGGCAACGTTGCAACGTTGGAAGCCGGTTGGATG GTGTATGCTGATCTGTTTGGAGACAACAGTGTGCGGTTTTTTTGCTTCACTACG CCAGATAATTACGCATCGCATCTTTATAATGCCCATCTAAGAGGACCGGAGCAAAACAATATAGTCTTCACTCAAGTGAGCGAGAGATTTTTCCCAGGTGGTGTGTTCAGGGCTACCTCCGATTATGATGGGCGGCAAAGAGAAGTTGACCTCAATATAAAAAAG GATCTTGAGACTGGGAACTGGCATATTTTATTCAATGGTGAAACGATGGGATTTTGGCTGAGAACAAACTACCATCCGGATTTCGACTTGGGGGACGAGATTCAATGGGGAGGAGAGATTGTTAACAAGCGCACCAAGGGAAGGCACACCAGCACGCAGATGGGGAACGGCCATTTTGGATGGAAAGGGTTGGGAAAGGCTGCTTTCATCAGACACATGGAGGTGTATGACCACGACCTCAACCCCTCCGACGCCGCTTACCCTCTTACTCTTTACACCACCGACTCTTTCTGCTATGATATCAATGACTGGGGGAGAACACCCATGGGACGTATGATCACCTTCGGTGGACCTGGTTATAATgccttcctttgttcttga